A genomic stretch from Pochonia chlamydosporia 170 chromosome 4, whole genome shotgun sequence includes:
- a CDS encoding coatomer alpha subunit (similar to Aspergillus terreus NIH2624 XP_001208943.1) — protein MQSSPGMLTKFESKSSRAKGIAFHPKRPWILVALHSSTIQLWDYRMGTLIDRFEEHDGPVRGVDFHKTQPLFVSGGDDYKIKVWSYQTRRCLFTLNGHLDYVRTVFFHHELPWILSSSDDQTIRIWNWQNRSLICTMTGHNHYAMCAQFHPKEDLVVSASLDQSVRVWDISGLRKKHSAPTSMSFEDQMARANQNQADMFGNTDAVVKFVLEGHDRGVNWVAFHPTMPLIVSAGDDRLVKLWRMSETKAWEVDTCRGHFHNASGCLFHPHQDLILSAGEDKTIRVWDLNKRTAVQSFKRENDRFWVIAAHPEINLFAAGHDNGVMVFKLERERPASATHQNMLFYITKEKHIKSYDFQKNVESPTLLSLKKLGNPWVTPRTLSYNPAERSVLVTTPAEGGSYELVNLPKDGSGAIEPTESKRGSGNSAIFVARNRFAVLDVSTQTIDIKDLSNNTTRSFKPPIGTSDIYFGGTGNLLIITPTAVHLYDIQQKKSIAELAVNGVKYVVWSNDGLYAALLSKHNVTIVTKALEQVSTLHETIRIKSATWDDAGVLLYSTLNHVKYTLLNGDNGIVRTLDQTVYLVRVKGRNVYCLDRAAKPRILQIDPTEYRFKLALIKRNYEEMLHIIRNSSLVGQSIISYLQKKGYPEIALQFVQDQTTRFDLAIECGNLDVAVEMAKALDKPKFWARLSAEALAHGNHQIVEMCYQKLKQFDKLSFLYLATGDHSKLARMAKIAEHRGDFTSRFQNALYLGEVEDRIQMLKEIDLYPLAFMTAKSNGLDDECQSILEATGATEDQLTMPKLGVPLSTPKPVVPTFKAVWPTKASSQSFFEKALLGQVEGLSLDDEPSTAERMALDEETEADGTLKRNGGLADEDDEDAAGWDMGDDDVPEVDSDFVNVDSADAGGAGSSEADMWARNSPLAVDHAAGGSFESAMQLLNRQVGVVHFAPLKSRFLEVYQASRSFLPASSGLAPLVNYVRRTVDETDPRQVLPIVPRDLEYLATNDLQSGYDSMKANRLEDGIKIFKRILHTILVNAVSSEAEVAEAKKLITSASEYTVAMDIELARRKLGAADVVIQDPAKLKRSLELSAYFTIPKIEVPHRQLALLSAMQLAVKNKNYNSALSFANRIIANGGSTKIVENARRTKTQCERNPNDAVDIEFDQFAEFEVCAASHTPIYSGTSYEVCAFDGSKYHSKYKGTVCRVCEVCEIGKHGSGLKLFA, from the exons ATGCAGTCTTCCCCTGGCATGTTGACTAAG TTTGAGTCGAAGTCATCGAGGGCTAAAGGCATTGCCTTCCACCCTAAAAG ACCATGGATCCTCGTTGCGCTTCATTCATCCACAATCCAGCTATGGGACTACCGAATGGGTACACTGATCGATCGTTTCGAAGAGCATGATGGACCCGTTCGAGGCGTGGACTTCCACAAAACGCAACCACTTTTCGTGTCTGGTGGCGACGATTACAAGATCAAAGTCTGGTCATACCAGACCCGACGGTGCCTCTTTACTTTGAATGGTCATCTTGACTACGTTCGCACTGTATTTTTCCATCATGAGCTGCCATGGATCCTGTCATCATCGGATGACCAAACCATACGAATATGGAATTGGCAGAATCGTTCTCTGA TCTGTACCATGACTGGCCATAATCACTATGCTATGTGCGCTCAGTTTCACCCGAAAGAAGACCTCGTGGTCTCGGCTTCTCTCGACCAGTCCGTGCGAGTTTGGGATATTTCAGGTCTTCGAAAGAAGCACTCTGCCCCTACGTCAATGAGCTTCGAAGATCAAATGGCGCGTGCGAACCAAAATCAAGCAGACATGTTCGGCAATACCGATGCTGTCGTTAAATTCGTACTGGAAGGGCATGACCGTGGAGTCAACTGGGTCGCTTTCCACCCTACCATGCCGCTCATTGTATCTGCTGGAGATGACCGTTTGGTTAAACTCTGGCGCATGAGTGAAACCAAGGCATGGGAGGTTGATACCTGCAGAGGCCATTTTCACAATGCCTCTGGTTGTCTGTTCCATCCGCACCAGGACTTGATTCTCTCAGCTGGCGAGGACAAGACAATCAGGGTCTGGGATTTGAATAAACGCACTGCCGTCCAGTCATTCAAACGAGAAAATGACCGGTTCTGGGTTATCGCAGCACATCCTGAGATCAATCTTTTTGCTGCGGGTCATGATAATGGTGTAATGGTGTTCAAGCTGGAACGTGAACGGCCTGCCTCTGCGACACATCAAAATATGCTCTTCTACATTACCAAGGAGAAACATATCAAGTCTTATGACTTTCAAAAGAACGTCGAAAGTCCAACACTTTTGTCACTGAAGAAACTTGGTAACCCGTGGGTAACTCCTCGCACCCTGTCATACAATCCTGCCGAGAGGTCCGTACTTGTGACGACTCCCGCAGAGGGAGGCTCCTATGAACTTGTCAATCTGCCAAAGGATGGTTCTGGCGCCATTGAACCAACTGAGTCAAAGCGAGGTTCGGGCAACTCTGCCATTTTTGTCGCAAGAAATCGCTTTGCCGTCCTGGATGTTTCGACTCAAACTATTGATATCAAGGATCTCTCCAATAATACCACTCGTTCCTTTAAGCCTCCCATTGGAACCAGTGATATTTATTTTGGAGGCACTGGAAATCTGCTCATCATCACACCAACAGCAGTCCATCTCTATGACATTcagcagaagaaaagcaTCGCTGAGCTTGCAGTCAATGGTGTGAAGTATGTTGTCTGGTCTAATGATGGGCTTTACGCTGCGCTACTTAGCAAGCATAATGTTACGATTGTTACCAAGGCTCTTGAGCAAGTCAGTACGCTTCACGAAACGATTCGCATAAAGAGCGCAACATGGGATGATGCCGGCGTGCTTCTCTACTCCACACTAAATCACGTCAAGTACACTCTGTTGAATGGCGATAATGGTATCGTGCGGACTTTGGACCAAACCGTCTACCTGGTTCGAGTCAAGGGCCGGAATGTTTACTGCTTGGACCGAGCGGCAAAACCACGAATCCTTCAAATTGACCCGACCGAGTACCGATTTAAGCTTGCATTGATCAAACGGAATTATGAAGAAATGCTGCATATCATTCGCAACTCCAGCTTGGTGGGACAGTCTATCATCTCGTATCTTCAAAAGAAAGGTTACCCCGAAATTGCCTTACAATTCGTGCAAGACCAAACTACCAGATTTGACCTCGCCATTGAATGCGGTAACTTGGATGTGGCTGTTGAGATGGCCAAGGCCTTGGATAAGCCCAAGTTTTGGGCTCGGCTAAGTGCCGAGGCCCTTGCACATGGAAATCATCAGATTGTTGAAATGTGCTACCAAAAGCTGAAGCAGTTTGACAAGCTGTCATTTTTGTACTTGGCTACAGGTGACCACTCCAAGCTTGCTAGGATGGCCAAAATTGCAGAGCATCGTGGTGATTTTACTTCTCGATTCCAAAATGCCTTATACCTGGGCGAGGTCGAAGATCGAATTCAAATGCTCAAGGAGATAGACCTCT ACCCTCTCGCTTTTATGACTGCGAAGTCAAATGGACTTGATGACGAATGCCAGTCGATTTTGGAAGCTACTGGCGCCACAGAAGACCAGCTGACCATGCCAAAATTGGGCGTGCCATTGAGTACGCCAAAACCAGTTGTGCCGACGTTCAAGGCCGTCTGGCCCACAAAGGCTAGCTCGCAGTCATTCTTTGAGAAGGCATTACTTGGGCAAGTTGAGGGTCTCTCTCTAGATGACGAACCAAGCACGGCTGAGCGAATGGCTCTCGATGAAGAGACCGAGGCTGATGGCACACTGAAGCGAAATGGTGGCTtggctgatgaggatgatgaagatgcgGCTGGCTGGGACatgggcgacgatgatgtcccCGAGGTTGATAGTGACTTTGTCAACGTGGACAGTGCTGACGCCGGTGGTGCAGGTAGCAGTGAAGCAGACATGTGGGCACGAAACTCTCCACTAGCAGTTGACCATGCAGCGGGAGGATCGTTCGAATCTGCCATGCAACTCTTGAATAGGCAAGTCGGGGTAGTACACTTTGCGCCGTTAAAGAGTCGATTTTTGGAAGTATATCAAGCGTCCAGAAGCTTCCTCCCAGCCTCCTCAGGGCTAGCGCCGTTGGTCAATTATGTAAGGCGAACTGTTGACGAAACCGACCCTCGCCAAGTTCTTCCGATTGTTCCACGAGACTTGGAGTATCTTGCTACGAATGATCTTCAGAGTGGATACGACTCTATGAAGGCAAATAGGCTGGAGGACGGCATCAAAATATTCAAGCGCATCTTGCATACCATTCTTGTCAACGCCGTTTCAAGCGAGGCTGAGGTGGCCGAGGCAAAAAAGCTTATCACCTCCGCCAGTGAATATACCGTGGCAATGGACATTGagctggcgaggaggaaACTAGGAGCCGCCGATGTTGTGATCCAGGATCCGGCGAAGCTCAAAAGAAGCCTGGAACTGTCTGCGTATTTCACTATCCCTAAGATCGAGGTACCACACCGACAGTTGGCCCTCCTTAGCGCAATGCAATTGGCCGTCAAAAACAAGAATTACAATTCCGCATTGAGCTTCGCAAATCGAATCATCGCCAATGGTGGCTCGACTAAGATTGTGGAAAAT GCCCGAAGAACCAAAACACAATGCGAGAGGAACCCCAACGATGCCGTCGATATCGAGTTTGATCAGTTTGCTGAATTTGAGGTTTGTGCGGCCAGCCACACGCCAATTTACAGCGGCACATCGTACGAAGTGTGTGCTTTTGATGGCTCTAAGTATCATTCGAAATATAAGGGTACTGTATGCCGTGTATGCGAAGTTTGCGAGATTGGCAAACATGGTAGCGGCCTGAAACTATTTGCATAG